GTAACGACGATTTTCTTAGCCTCATTTGTACCGGCTTATCGTGCAACTCAGCAAGATATCAACATTACATTGCGCGACGGTACACGCGGTGCACAAGGCCGCAAAGCGGGCAGAGTCTCTCGTTTTTTAGTCACTGTTCAAATATTTATTATTGCCTTGCTGATGATGATTGGTGGTGTTTCTGCCATGATTTCAATGCATTTGTTAAATATGGACTTAGGCGAAGACTTTTCTAAGGTATTAATGGCCGAAATCGTATTACCAGAGCAGCGATACGCTAATGAACAACAACAAAGACAATTTACTCAATCACTCGTTGACGCCTTAAATCAGCAACCGAATATCGACAATGCCGTTAATTGGCATTATATCGATCACCTACCTTTTAACTTACTGGGTTCAGAGAATATGGATGATGAACAATGGCCCAAAATAAACACCGTCGCACTAGTAGGCAAAACCGAATTACATGGCTTACGCATCATGGCTGGCAGGCACTTAAGCCATCACGATTCGCACAATGCAAGACGCGTTATTGTGGTTAGTGAGTCTTTTGTTAAGCGTCATTGGCCATCGCAGCCATTGAGTACAGCGCTAGAACAGCAAATACAATTAAAAATTAATGACCAGCCAGTGCCATTTAGCATTGTGGGCGTCATTTCAGACCGTATGAATGGCAGCAGTATATTTAGCCACAAAAGCGTTGAAGATGAGGTGTATATTTCTGGCTATCAATACCCAACGCCATGGTTGAAAGTAAAAATGAAATACTCTGGTAATGAAAAAACAGCTGAAAAACAGTTTTACCAACGTTTATTCCAGCTAGACAGTGCAATTGAAAACTACGAAGTGCGTTCAGCAGAAAGAAATTTCAGCATGATGCGAAGCAGTATGAAATTAATGGCAAATATAACTTTTTCAGCCGGCGCATTTGCATTATTGCTCGCGGTAACAGGCATTTATGGTATTACCGCCAACGCAGTGGTGCAACGCACCCATGAAATTGGCATACGTCGTGCGGTAGGTGCCAGTGAGCAGCAATTAATTAAACTATTCTTACGTCAAGGTAGCTGGCAACTACTCACGGGCTTAAGCGTTAGCCTGCTATTGTTTAGCGCCATTTCATATATATTCTACAATTTTTCTGAAGGGCACCTGCCAGTTTATATGTTTCCCACCATTGCAGTTACCGTGTGCGTGTTGCTTACGTTCGTTGTATTAACGGCAGTATACCTTCCTGCTCGCAAAGCAGTTACATTAGAACCCAGCCATGCATTGCGTTATGAATAACAATTGAATATGGTAACTGTATAACTGTTAAAGCCAGCCTAGTCATGTTCTAGGCTGGCTAGCTGTGCCCGATTAAGAAGAATAACTGAATGACCCACACTATTTTAATTGCCGACGACGACATCAATATTATCGCCAGCCTGAAATTTTTATTGGAAGATGACTTCACTGTTGTAGCTACCACCACGCCCAGCGCGACTAAAGCGGCATTGCAGCAGCAAACCATCGATTTAGTATTAATGGACATGAACTTCCAACGCGACACCACGTCGGGCGAAGAAGGCTTAACGTTAATCGGCGAGTTGTTAGCACAACATCAAGCACATACTGACTCACGCTTACCCATCATTGTGATGACCGGTTGGGCCACAATAGACATTGCCGTTAATGCACTAAAAGCAGGCGCGAGCGATTTTGTGCAAAAACCATGGAATGACGAACACCTTGTACATGCCATTAAAACGCAATTACATATGATAGAAACCGAGCATCAAGTTGCTCGGCTTTCGCAACATAATAAACAGCTCAATGCACAACTAAGTGAACAGCTTACAGGTCTTAGCAACACAGCCACTGATCCAGGCTCAGCAATTATTGCAGTGTCACCTGTGATGCAACAGTTAATGCAACAGTTGCGTCAGCTCGCCCAGTCAGACATGAATATATTATTAACTGGTGAAAATGGCACAGGTAAAAGCTTACTGGCACATTACATTCACCAAGCTTCAGCTCGTCAAACACAGCCATTCATTGCAGTTAATATGGGTGCAATTCCCGATACTCTTTTTGAAAGTGAAATGTTTGGCCATAAAAAAGGCGCATTTACCGATGCGAAAGAAAACCGCATTGGTCGCTTTGAAATGGCGGATCACGGCACACTCTTTTTCGATGAGCTGGCCAATATTCCATTACCACAACAAGCAACGTTATTAAGGGTGTTAGAAGAAAAGTCCTTTGAACCTGTCGGCAGTAATCAAACCCTACATAGTGATGTGCGTGTGATTTCAGCCACAAACGCTAATTTAGACCAAGCGATTAAAGATAGTTTATTTCGCCAAGACTTATATTATCGTTTAAACACCATCGAATTACGTGTACCTGCACTGCGGGAACGCCAAACAGATATTATTCCTTTAGCGCAGCAGTTCTTGCAACAGCATTGCCATAAATATCGCAAAGCCAATATTGTATTAACCGAATCAGCAAAACACACACTCACTCATTATGCTTGGCCGGGGAATGTTCGCGAACTGAATCACACCATGGAGCGGGCGGTATTTAGCGCCGTTAATAACAAGATTGAAGCCAGTCAACTTAGCTTAACCGCAGCTCCCACGCATGAAACTACCAGCACTCACGCTTCACCCAATGACATACTGCTAACGTTAAACGAAATTGAACAACAAAGCATGATACAACGGCTGGAACACTTTAACGGTAACGTATCGCAAACAGCTAAGTCGCTTGGTTTAAGCCGCAGCGGTTATTATCGTCGCTTATCAAAATTTACCGAACCTTCTTAATCATGGCATTTACATTTACTCATACCCAACAAGGGTTAGTGTTACTCGCAGCAATTCCCAGTTTGCTCATCGCGGCCATTTCATTATGGTGGTCTGGTATTTCGGTGTATCTCATCATTTGTACAATGATAATACTTGCTCTTGTGATCAGCTACGCAACCTATGCCGTGCAGCAAAACACCGAGCAACAGTTGCACACCATTTCAAACTTAGTAGAAGCAATGATTGAAGGCGATTATTCATTGCGTGGTAGACAACATAAAAGCCAAGCATTTACCGACTTATTAGCACAAATAAACTTACTCGCTGAAACACTACAACAGCATAAAATGAGTGCACAAGAGAGCCAGTTATTATTAGAAAAAGTCATTGAGCAGATGGATGCGATGATTTTTAGCTGCAATAAACACGGGCAAGTCATTATGGCCAACCGCGCAGCACAACGCCTATTGTTTAATACAAGAACAGCCGATACTTCTCTTTCTGACAACGTTCAAATAGCCGCAAGCTTGCTGCAAAAATTAGCGCTACCAAACAGTTCTGGCATTATTGAGCTACCGCTCATCCAGCACCATTCAAATGGGGAGTTAACGTCAGATAAGCGGGACGATGCCACACTCGTTGATACCAGCTGTTTTGTGTACCGAGATAGCTTTATGAGTCATGGAACCACGCATCAATTATATTTGATCACACGCGCAGACCGATTGTTACGCGAGCAAGAGCGACAAGCATGGCAGAGTTTACTTCGCGTACTCAGCCATGAATTAAATAATTCATTAGCGCCGATCATCAGTTTTAGCCACACCATGCGTAATAAACTCGCCCGCCTTGCAGAACAACAACATAACACAAGCAATGACAATGAAACACAATCAACGATTAATCACACCTTGCTGCAATTTAATGACGGCCTCAATATTATTCATGAACGCGGTCAATCACTACAGCGCTTCATTGCCCAGTATAGCCAGCTTACTCATTTACCCAACCCACAGCGACAACCTACAGATTGGCGGGCTCTGATCAATAAAACTTGCTCATTAATGGTCGAAGCCGATCATCAGCTAAACATCGACTGTAGCCAACTAAGTCAGCACTCAACTGACAACGCACTGCCTCACGAGGTATATGTTGACCCTCAACAAATAGAACAAGTGCTTATCAACCTACTAAAAAATGCAAAAGAAGCCAGCGTCCAAGCTAATACCCCTGACAATACCTCATTGCCGAGTACAAATACGCCTCCGATAAAAATAAGCGCACATGTGAGCAATACCGCATCGTTTTCTACGCAATCAAACTCTAAAAAACAACAACGCCACCAAACACAGTTACACATACAAATTGAAGACTCAGGAACCGGGATCGCTAACCTAAATAATTTATTTGTGCCTTTCTACACCACAAAAACACAAGGTAGCGGTATTGGTTTAACCTTATCGCGACAAATCATCCAAAACCACAATGGTCAGTTATCACTAAAAAATAAACTCGATGGTGATGGTGCCGTCGCCACCATCGTATTACCGCTTATTCCAACGTCTCAATCTTCACTTAACGCTGAAAAATAAACTGTTTTAGTAAGCGTCAGGCTGGTTAGTTAACGTACAAACACACATTAAAAAAGATAAAATTAAGTAAGTTCGGTAAGATAGCTCGCAAAGACGCGCGTTTTTTTATAGAATTCGAAGCCTAAATTTGCGCTCTCGTAGTGAAATGGATATCACGTGACTCTCCGGAAGTTAAGTTGCAGGTTCGATTCCTGCCGAGAGCGCCATTTTTAGCCAGCCTTCCCTCTCGATAAAGTACAAAAAAAGCGCAACAAAATATTTATTCTGTTACGCCCCGCTAAACTTCAATATCGATGTTTATTTAATGAATACTGGTTGATGGTCTATCAAAGCTCACTATCAGCTGTTCTAAATCAATTACCACTTGCTCTTCGTGCTTGTCTTCCGCACGGTAGCGCTCCATATCCATTTTTCTAATT
This is a stretch of genomic DNA from Flocculibacter collagenilyticus. It encodes these proteins:
- a CDS encoding ABC transporter permease, which produces MSVWIDIKYALRLLLKAPKFTGITLLVLTGGLAISLFTFSFLYSMLYKPLPLPNGESIYRVTNFINGNHRLLPAYELLTARKQFTAFKEFGVYQSTNSLIMFDDEAYNARGSYVEANFFPFTQVSPIAGRTIDHTDMQADAPPVVVLSFNLWQGYFSGQQQNSDPTSVIGKVININQTPTTVIGVMPKGYLFPVSSQLWLPMPKKMLTPTASSTESIRAFARLKPHVSVASANQEMTQAVNTLYQENVTHYQKTAGNITVKLNTFAMAQADNQGTMIFAFLNIVAFLILLLACINVGNLLLARAVQRNKETAIRAALGATSSRLISQLMWEGVIICVVGGILAVLLVAGALDFTNVVLQSELSTNRPFWWRWQFDFPTLLMAIAFTVTTIFLASFVPAYRATQQDINITLRDGTRGAQGRKAGRVSRFLVTVQIFIIALLMMIGGVSAMISMHLLNMDLGEDFSKVLMAEIVLPEQRYANEQQQRQFTQSLVDALNQQPNIDNAVNWHYIDHLPFNLLGSENMDDEQWPKINTVALVGKTELHGLRIMAGRHLSHHDSHNARRVIVVSESFVKRHWPSQPLSTALEQQIQLKINDQPVPFSIVGVISDRMNGSSIFSHKSVEDEVYISGYQYPTPWLKVKMKYSGNEKTAEKQFYQRLFQLDSAIENYEVRSAERNFSMMRSSMKLMANITFSAGAFALLLAVTGIYGITANAVVQRTHEIGIRRAVGASEQQLIKLFLRQGSWQLLTGLSVSLLLFSAISYIFYNFSEGHLPVYMFPTIAVTVCVLLTFVVLTAVYLPARKAVTLEPSHALRYE
- a CDS encoding sensor histidine kinase translates to MAFTFTHTQQGLVLLAAIPSLLIAAISLWWSGISVYLIICTMIILALVISYATYAVQQNTEQQLHTISNLVEAMIEGDYSLRGRQHKSQAFTDLLAQINLLAETLQQHKMSAQESQLLLEKVIEQMDAMIFSCNKHGQVIMANRAAQRLLFNTRTADTSLSDNVQIAASLLQKLALPNSSGIIELPLIQHHSNGELTSDKRDDATLVDTSCFVYRDSFMSHGTTHQLYLITRADRLLREQERQAWQSLLRVLSHELNNSLAPIISFSHTMRNKLARLAEQQHNTSNDNETQSTINHTLLQFNDGLNIIHERGQSLQRFIAQYSQLTHLPNPQRQPTDWRALINKTCSLMVEADHQLNIDCSQLSQHSTDNALPHEVYVDPQQIEQVLINLLKNAKEASVQANTPDNTSLPSTNTPPIKISAHVSNTASFSTQSNSKKQQRHQTQLHIQIEDSGTGIANLNNLFVPFYTTKTQGSGIGLTLSRQIIQNHNGQLSLKNKLDGDGAVATIVLPLIPTSQSSLNAEK
- a CDS encoding sigma-54-dependent transcriptional regulator, whose translation is MTHTILIADDDINIIASLKFLLEDDFTVVATTTPSATKAALQQQTIDLVLMDMNFQRDTTSGEEGLTLIGELLAQHQAHTDSRLPIIVMTGWATIDIAVNALKAGASDFVQKPWNDEHLVHAIKTQLHMIETEHQVARLSQHNKQLNAQLSEQLTGLSNTATDPGSAIIAVSPVMQQLMQQLRQLAQSDMNILLTGENGTGKSLLAHYIHQASARQTQPFIAVNMGAIPDTLFESEMFGHKKGAFTDAKENRIGRFEMADHGTLFFDELANIPLPQQATLLRVLEEKSFEPVGSNQTLHSDVRVISATNANLDQAIKDSLFRQDLYYRLNTIELRVPALRERQTDIIPLAQQFLQQHCHKYRKANIVLTESAKHTLTHYAWPGNVRELNHTMERAVFSAVNNKIEASQLSLTAAPTHETTSTHASPNDILLTLNEIEQQSMIQRLEHFNGNVSQTAKSLGLSRSGYYRRLSKFTEPS